The following is a genomic window from Geoalkalibacter halelectricus.
CTAATTTTCATCGACAACATCCCAAACGATTCTTGCACCAAATGGATTTCGGCGCCTCCCACCCCACGCGGAGGCGCCGACCTACCCTAGCAGATTTTTAAGCGGATTTGAAACGGAACACCTCATCCTGCTGATAGCGTCGCAGGCACAACTCGATGAGCAGGGTGCGGTGCGGCTGGAAAATCTCGCGTACCTGCGCGGGACTCAGGGACAGCGAGCCGATGTCCTGGTCGGTATAGGTGCGGTAGCCGACCTTGCCCTTGGCCAGATCAGGATAGGCGGTGATGCTGATGTTGAGGCGGTCGCGTTCCTCGGACAGCAGACTGTGCAGTTCGGTGCAGTTGATGAGCAGGCTGCGGTAGGCCTTGTCGTCAGAATGAGCGTGAACATTGACGATGACCTGCTCCTGTATGCGCTGGGTGAGGCGCTTGTCGCGCACCGTTTTATCCTCGTTCACGTAAAATTCCAGCAGATAGTCGCGAATCCCGGCGCCGTGGTTGTCCCGCACCCGCACTACCGTGTTCTGGTAGCTCTGGGAGTGGTTGCCGCGGCGTCTCTCGGCCGTCTCGGTCACGGCGGCGCTATGCTGGTCGAGGCGCTCCTTCCAGGCGGGGAAGTCACCGTCGTCCACGGACAAAGCGCCGAGGATGAGATCCCAGGTCGCCGCCTTGCGCGGGCCGCGGTCTTTGGCGGCGATGGTGCTGTGATCCTCTTCGTCGGCAATGGCGAAGGCCAATCCGGACGCATCGACGTGACGCCGGCTCACTTCGGGCGGCTGCTCGGGGGTGAGGCTAAAATCGAGGTTCATGCGCGCAGCGATGAGGTTGGCGGAGGAAACCCGCACGGTGCCGTCGGTGCCGGGGCGGTTGGCGACGGCGGAAATCCCCCGGTAGCCGGTGTTGCCGGTCAACACCGTGCACAAAATGCGACCCGGTCCGTAAAAATGCCGATCGCCGAACAGGTCGCGTTCGGCCAATTGCCAGGAATAAGGACTGGCCAATTCAAGCCCCTTGAGAATCTGCACGCCGGTTTCGAACAACCGGGTGCCCTTCCAGCCCTTGACGGCGCGCCCGATCATGCTGTGTCCGGTGTGCGCCAGGGGCGAGCCGAAATTGGCCGGCGCCAGCATGAGCAACCGATGGATGGGCGCGGTTTCGGGCTGATAGAAACGCGTCAGCCAATCTCGAATGACCAGCCCGCCGGTGCTGTGCACCACCGCATCGACGCTGCGTGGGGCGCTGGGCAGCTCGCGGTCGTGCCAGGCTTTCTGCATGGCCTCGACCAGATCGTCGTAGCGCACCTGATCGTCCAGCGAAATGTAGTCGCCGAGGTGAATCTCGGCGACCTGCGCCCCCAGGCCCGCGGGAGCGGCCTGCGCCAAGCGCCTGGCCAGGGGTTTGAAAGATCCGTATTCGTCGCTCCAGCCGTGAATGATAACCAGCATCTCTGCTCTCCTCCCCTTCCCCTGGGCTAATCCGGCAATCAAGACCAGCGCCGGTGCAAAACAAGGTTCTTACCGAAAACTTTACCAGAAAATTGCCAAAAAAAAGCTGCGCCGGGACCTCTCCGTGATCCTCCCTGGTCGCGGACGCTGATGCGGGGCGGCGGGGCGACCCGCCGCCCCGCGCGTCTTGCCAGCGCGCCAATCCTTGTTAAAGTCTTAAACGGACATTCTTATCGTTCATGAACAAATTTTCCAAGGAGGAACCATGACGTTGCGCACAGGGGGCGGAGGCGACATTTCGGCATCCGCTCCGGGCCGTTGCCGGGTTGTCATCGAAAACATCACGCCGCGGGTTGACGCGGGACGCTTCGCAGTCAAGCGCGCCCTGGGCGAACAGGTGGTGGTCGGGGCGGATGTCTTCTGCGACGGCCACGATGAACTGTCGGCCCTGCTGCTTCATCGCCACGCAGACGAAGACCAGTGGCATAAGGTGCCCATGAAGCACCTGGGCAACGATCGCTGGGAAGCGCGCTTTACCGTCACCGCCCTGGGCAGCAGCTATTACACCGTCGAGGCGCGGGTCGATCACTTTCTCACCTGGCGCAAGGATTTGGCCAAGCGCTTTGCCGCCGGGCAGGATCTGGACGTGGACCGCGAGATCGGCGCGCGGCTGTGCGAGGCGGCGGCCCTGCGCGCCGGCTCCGACGCGGCGCGGGATTTGCGCTCCTGGGCGACGCGACTACGAGAGGCGCCCGATGACGCCGCGGCCCTGCGCCTGGCCGAGGACGAAGCCCTGGCTGCGCTCATGGCCTGGCATTACGATCCCCAGTTGGTGACTCTCGCCGAGAACGAGCTGCGCGTGGACGTCGAGCGCGAGCGCGCCCTGTTCAGCGCCTGGTACGAACTCTTTCCCCGCTCGTGCTGCACGGAAAAAGATGCTCACGGCACCTTTGCCGATTGCGAACGGCTGCTGCCGGAAATCGCCCGCATGGGTTTTGACGTGGTGTACTTTCCGCCCATTCACCCCATCGGTCGCACCAATCGCAAGGGCAAGAACAACAGCACCGTCGCCGAGGCCGACGACCCAGGCTCGCCCTGGGCCATCGGCGCCGCCGAGGGCGGGCACACCGACATCCACCCCGAACTCGGCACCCTGGAGGATTTTCGCCGCTTCATCGCCCGCGCCGCCGAATACGGCATCGAAGTCGCCATGGACATCGCCTTCCAGTGCGCCCCCGACCATCCCTACGTGCGCCGCCACCCGGCCTGGTTCCGCTGGCGTCCCGACGGCAGCGTGCAGTACGCGGAAAACCCGCCGAAAAAATATCAGGACATCATCCCCTTTGATTTCGAGACCAGCGAATGGCGGGATCTGTGGCAGGAACTCACCGAGGTGTTCCGCTACTGGATCGCCCAGGGCGTGAAGATCTTTCGCGTCGACAATCCCCACACCAAGCCCTTCGGCTTCTGGGAGCACCTCATCGGCGCGATCAAGAGCGAACACCCCGAGACGATCTTTCTCTCCGAGGCCTTCACCCGCCCCAAGGTCATGTACCGGCTGGCCAAGCTGGGCTTTTCCCAGTCCTACACCTATTTTTCCTGGCGCAACACCAAGTGGGAACTCGAGCAGTACATGCGCGATCTGGCCGCGCCGCCGGTGCGCGACTTTTTCCGCCCCAACTTCTGGCCCAACACTCCGGACATCCTGCCCGAAGTTTTGCAATACGGCGGCCGGCCGGCCTTCGTCATACGCTTCATCCTCGCGGCGACCCTCTCGTCCAATTACGGCATTTACGGCCCGCCCTTCGAGTTGTTCGTCGGCGAGGCGCTGCCCGGCAAGGAAGAGTACAAGGATTCGGAGAAATACGAGATCCGCTGCTGGGATTGGGACAATGCCGAGCACATGCGCGAGTTGATCGCCCGCATCAACCACATCCGCCGCGACAACCCGGCGCTGCAGACCACCTGGAACGTGCATTTCTGCGAAACGGACAACGACAACCTGCTCTGCTACGTCAAGGCCACGGAAGAGCGCGACAACCTGCTGCTGATCGCCGTCAACCTCGATCCCTTCCACACGCAGAAAGGCAAGATTCGCCTGCCCATGGAGAGCCTGGGCCTTTCACCCGGACATCCGTTTCTGGCGCATGATCTGCTCGGCGAGGGGCGCAACATCTGGCACAGCGAGTGGAACGCCGTCGAGCTCGACCCGCGCCAACTGCCGGCGGCGGTGTTTCGCCTCTACCCGCGCCTGCGGCGCGAACAGGATTTTGATTATTTCATGTGACGACGTGATGCAATGCGCGTAGGGGCGAGGCATGCGTCGCCCAGGGCAAGGCATGCCTTGCCCCTACAACCACGGAAAATCATATATTCAGGATTTCACCATGCCCGATAAAGAGACGCCCATTGAAGACAATCCCCTGTGGTATCAGGACGCCATCATCTACCAGGTCCACATCAAGGCCTACAGCGACGCCGACGGCAACGGCATCGGCGATTTCCGCGGTCTGATCAGCAAGCTCGATTATCTGCAAAGCCTGGGCGTCACCGCCATCTGGCTGCTGCCCTTCTACCCCTCGCCCCTGCGCGACGACGGCTACGACATCGCCGATTACAAAAGCGTCAACCCCGACTACAACACGCTCAAGGATTTCAAGGAATTTCTCAAGCAGGCCCACTCCCGGGGATTGCGCGTCATCACCGAGCTGGTGCTCAACCACACCTCCGACCAGCACCCCTGGTTTCAGCGGGCGCGGCGCGCCAAGCCCGGCTCCAAGTACCGCGACTGGTACGTGTGGAACGACTCGCCGGAAAAATACCAGGATGCGCGCATCATCTTTCAGGATTTCGAGACCAGCAACTGGAGCTGGGATCCCATTGCCCGCGCCTACTACTGGCACCGCTTCTACGCCCACCAGCCCGACCTCAATTTCGAAAACCCCCAGGTGCGCAAGGAGATGTTCAAGGTTCTCGATTTCTGGTTCGCCATGGGGGTCGACGGCCTGCGGTTGGATGCCGTGCCGTACCTGTTCGAGCGGGAAAACACCAACTGCGAGAACCTGCCCGAGACCCATGACTATCTCAAGGAGCTGCGCGCCCATATCGACCGCAAGTTCAACAACCGCATGCTCCTGGCCGAAGCCAACCAGTGGCCCGAGGATTCCGTCGCCTACTTCGGCGGCGGCGACGAGTGCCACATGGCCTTTCACTTTCCTATCATGCCGCGCATGTACATGGCGCTGATGATGGAGGATCGCTTTCCCCTGGTGGACATCCTCGACCAGACCCCCAATATCCCCGACGGCTGCCAATGGGCGATCTTCTTGCGCAATCACGACGAATTGACCCTGGAGATGGTCACCGACGAAGAGCGCGATTATATGTACCGCACCTACGCCACCGATCCGCGCGCACGCATCAACCTGGGCATCCGCCGGCGCCTGGCGCCGCTTTTGCGCAACAACCGGCGCAAGATCGAGCTGATGAACATTCTGCTCTTTTCCCTGCCGGGCACGCCCATCATCTATTACGGCGATGAGATCGGCATGGGCGACAACTACTATCTTGGGGACCGCGA
Proteins encoded in this region:
- a CDS encoding esterase/lipase family protein, which produces MLVIIHGWSDEYGSFKPLARRLAQAAPAGLGAQVAEIHLGDYISLDDQVRYDDLVEAMQKAWHDRELPSAPRSVDAVVHSTGGLVIRDWLTRFYQPETAPIHRLLMLAPANFGSPLAHTGHSMIGRAVKGWKGTRLFETGVQILKGLELASPYSWQLAERDLFGDRHFYGPGRILCTVLTGNTGYRGISAVANRPGTDGTVRVSSANLIAARMNLDFSLTPEQPPEVSRRHVDASGLAFAIADEEDHSTIAAKDRGPRKAATWDLILGALSVDDGDFPAWKERLDQHSAAVTETAERRRGNHSQSYQNTVVRVRDNHGAGIRDYLLEFYVNEDKTVRDKRLTQRIQEQVIVNVHAHSDDKAYRSLLINCTELHSLLSEERDRLNISITAYPDLAKGKVGYRTYTDQDIGSLSLSPAQVREIFQPHRTLLIELCLRRYQQDEVFRFKSA
- a CDS encoding alpha-1,4-glucan--maltose-1-phosphate maltosyltransferase produces the protein MTLRTGGGGDISASAPGRCRVVIENITPRVDAGRFAVKRALGEQVVVGADVFCDGHDELSALLLHRHADEDQWHKVPMKHLGNDRWEARFTVTALGSSYYTVEARVDHFLTWRKDLAKRFAAGQDLDVDREIGARLCEAAALRAGSDAARDLRSWATRLREAPDDAAALRLAEDEALAALMAWHYDPQLVTLAENELRVDVERERALFSAWYELFPRSCCTEKDAHGTFADCERLLPEIARMGFDVVYFPPIHPIGRTNRKGKNNSTVAEADDPGSPWAIGAAEGGHTDIHPELGTLEDFRRFIARAAEYGIEVAMDIAFQCAPDHPYVRRHPAWFRWRPDGSVQYAENPPKKYQDIIPFDFETSEWRDLWQELTEVFRYWIAQGVKIFRVDNPHTKPFGFWEHLIGAIKSEHPETIFLSEAFTRPKVMYRLAKLGFSQSYTYFSWRNTKWELEQYMRDLAAPPVRDFFRPNFWPNTPDILPEVLQYGGRPAFVIRFILAATLSSNYGIYGPPFELFVGEALPGKEEYKDSEKYEIRCWDWDNAEHMRELIARINHIRRDNPALQTTWNVHFCETDNDNLLCYVKATEERDNLLLIAVNLDPFHTQKGKIRLPMESLGLSPGHPFLAHDLLGEGRNIWHSEWNAVELDPRQLPAAVFRLYPRLRREQDFDYFM